AGCGGGGCCTCGGGGCCCACGACCACCAGGTCCGCACCCAGCGACTCGGCCAGGTCGGCGACCGCCTCACCCGAGAGCGGGTCCACGTCGTGGAGCGTGGCGACCGCGGCGATCCCGGGGTTCCCGGGCGCCGCGTGCACCGCGCCGACGCCGGGGTCGAGCGAGAGCGCGCGGGCCAGCGCGTGCTCGCGCCCCCCGGTGCCGATGACGAGACAGGTCAGGGGGGACGAGCTCACGCGGAGGTCCTTCTCAGCCGGAGGGGAGGGTCAGATCAGCGGGTGGACGACGACGGTCGCGTCCCGCGAGGGGCCGACGCCGACGGCCGAGATCCGCGCGCCGGACATCTTCTCGACCGCACGCACGTAGTCCTGCGCGTTCTGCGGCAGGTCGGCGAAGGTGCGGGCGCCGGAGATGTCCTCCCACCAGCCGGGGAGGTACTCGTAGATCGGCACCGCGTGGTGGAAGTCGGTCTGGTTGACCGGCATCTCGTCGTGGCGGACACCGTTGACGTCGTAGGCCACGCAGACCGGCACCTGCTCGAGGCCGGTGAGCACGTCGAGCTTGGTCAGCACGAAGTCGGTCACCCCGTTGACCCGCGCCGCGTAGCGGGCGATGACCGCGTCGTACCAGCCGCAGCGGCGGGGACGCCCCGTCGTCGTGCCGAACTCGGCGCCCACCTTGCGCAGGTGCTCGCCGGAGTCGTCGAAGAGCTCGGTCGGGAACGGCCCCTCGCCCACCCTCGTGGTGTAGGCCTTCACGATGCCGATGACCTGGTCCATCCGCATCGGCGGGATGCCCGAGCCGGTGCACGCGCCGCCGGCGGTGGCCGAGGAGGAGGTGACGAACGGGTAGGTGCCGTGGTCGACGTCGAGCAGCGTGGCCTGGCCGGCCTCGAGCAGCACGGTCTCGCCACGGTCGAGCGCCTGGTTGAGCAGCAGGCCGGTGTCGCGGACCATCGGGCGCAGCCGGTCGGCGTGCTTGAGCAGCTCGGCCACGGTCTCCTCCACCAGCGGCGCACGCCGGTTGTAGACCTTGGTGAGCACCTGGGCCTTCAGCTCCAGGGCGCCCTCGACCTTCTGGCGCAGGATCTTCTCGTCGAAGAGGTCCTGGATGCGGATGCCGATGCGGTTCATCTTGTCGGCGTACGTCGGCCCGATGCCGCGGCCGGTGGTGCCGAGCCGGCGGGAGCCGAGGAACCGCTCGGTGACCTTGTCCAGCACCCGGTTGTAGTCGGGGATGACGTGCGCGCTGGCGCTGACGACCAGGCGGGAGGTGTCCACGCCGCGGGCCTCGAGCCCGTCGAGCTCCTCCATCAGCACGTCGAGGTCGACGACGACGCCGTTGCCGATGACCGGCGTGCAGCCGGGGGTGAGGATGCCGGAGGGCAGCAGGTGCAGCGCGTACTTCTCCTGCTTGCCGTCCGGGGTGTTGATGACGACGGTGTGGCCGGCGTTGTTGCCGCCGTTGAACTTCACGACGTAGTCGACGCTGGAGCCGAGCAGGTCGGTGGCCTTGCCCTTCCCCTCGTCGCCCCACTGGGCACCGATGATGGCGATCGCGGGCATCTGCTCGCGCCCCTTTCCTGTTGCCAGCCTTGTGCCGGTCACTGCGCTCCCAGCGCCTGCAGCGCCGGGGGAACGCGAAGAGCCCGGCACAAGACGCGCCGGGGCTCTTGCGGCGCAACGCTACCAAAATCAGGAGGCCGGGAGCCCGTCGCCGCCGCGCGCGGACACCCGCTCACCCCCAGGGCGCAGCGGCCGAGGGCTACGCTCCCACGTCGTGGAGCCCCTGCTCGTGATCAAGAACAGCGACGCCGGCACCGCCGACGACGAGACGCTCGAGCGGGGCCTGGCCGTGCTGCGTGGGGCCACGTCGGTGGAGGTCGCGGCGACCTCCGACCCCGGCGAGCTCAACGGCGTCCTGCACCGGGCCGGCTCGCGCACGATCGTCGTCGCGGGCGGCGACGGCAGCATGCACGCGGTGGTCTCCGCGCTGCACCGGCGCCACGAGCTCGCCGAGCGCACCCTGGCGCTGCTGCCGCTGGGCACCGGCAACGACTTCGCCCGCGGCAACGACATCCCGCTCGACATCGAGGACGCCGCCCGGGTCGTGCTCGAGGGCGAGGCGCGGCCTGTCGACCTGATCGTCGACGAGGTCGGCGACATCGTGGTCAACCACGTGCACGCCGGTGCGGGCGCCCAGGCCAGCCGTCGCGGGGCACGCTGGAAGGACCGTCTCCACGAGGTCGGCGTCGGCCGGGCCAACCTCGGCAGGCTCGGCTACCCGATCGGTGCGCTGCTCTCCTCGGTGAAGCCGCCCTACCTGCGACTGTGCGTCGAGGTGGACGGTCAGCGGGTCGTGGACTTCGACGAGCCGGTGCTGATGGTCGCGGTCGGCAACGGCTCCGAGGTCGGCGGCGGCACCTCGCTGGCCCCGCACGCCGACCCCGAGAGCGGGCAGGTCGACGTCATGGTCGCCCGCTCGATCGGCCCGCTCGCGCGGATGGGGTACGTCGCGCAGCTGGTGCGCGGGAAGCACCCCGAGCGCGACGACGTGATCTACCTGCGCGGCTCGACCGTGTCGGTCTCCGGCGACGAGTTCTACTGCTCGGCCGACGGCGAGGTCTACGGCCCGGAGCGGCACCGGACCTGGCACGTCGAGCCCGCGGCGTACCGGATGGTGCTGCCCCCACGTTGACCGACCGGCGGTCTCGACGCCCGCTCGTCGCTGGCGCTCCTCGTTGCTCGACCACCCGGAGGGGCTCCGCCCGCAGGAGGCCGGGCCGGAGGACTAGATCCAGCCGCGCTTGGCGGCCTCGACCCCCGCCTGGAAGCGTGACTCGGCGCCGAGCTCGGACATCAGGTCGGCCACCCGACGCCGCACGGTGCGCAGGCTGACCCCGAGCCGCCGGGCGATCTGCTCGTCCTGGGCACCGGCGGCGAGCTGCTGGAGCAGGAAGCCGCGCATGTCGCCGGCCCCGCGGCCGGAGGTGGACGTGAGCGGGGACGCCTTCTCCCACAGGCTCTCGAACCACAGCGTCATCGCCTCGACCCACCCGCGCTGGCGCACCAACGACCGCGGCTCGTCGACGAAGCCGAGCGGCTCGGGGAGGATCACGTGGGTGGTGCCGATGATGAACATCCGCGTCGGCAGCTGGGGCAGCAGCCGGATCTCCTCACCGACGCTCGCCCGCAGGGCCAGGGTGTCCGCGGCCTCGTGCAGCGCACGCACGGGGTAGATCGCCCGGGAGCGGCGGCCCTTCGCCACCTGCTCGCCCACGATCTGGGCCATCGCGTCCTCGCGCGGCTTGTGGAACTGGTCGGGCCGCAGCCACAGCAGGTCGCCCATGCTGCCGCGGATGAGGGAGGCCAGCAGCTCCACGGGCTGCCCGCCGCTGCTGATCTCCCCATCG
This genomic window from Nocardioides marinus contains:
- a CDS encoding helix-turn-helix transcriptional regulator, with the translated sequence MVIPDSVITALGFGKTADRAYHQVVSQNGRELVSIASSVLRTPEELLRDLAPLVERGIVRVEDSRLFVLTPAEVVVRMVEISAESAAAAHGRLEAVARALPHLTASNVRPAAGELAEVQPVDGEISSGGQPVELLASLIRGSMGDLLWLRPDQFHKPREDAMAQIVGEQVAKGRRSRAIYPVRALHEAADTLALRASVGEEIRLLPQLPTRMFIIGTTHVILPEPLGFVDEPRSLVRQRGWVEAMTLWFESLWEKASPLTSTSGRGAGDMRGFLLQQLAAGAQDEQIARRLGVSLRTVRRRVADLMSELGAESRFQAGVEAAKRGWI
- a CDS encoding diacylglycerol/lipid kinase family protein translates to MEPLLVIKNSDAGTADDETLERGLAVLRGATSVEVAATSDPGELNGVLHRAGSRTIVVAGGDGSMHAVVSALHRRHELAERTLALLPLGTGNDFARGNDIPLDIEDAARVVLEGEARPVDLIVDEVGDIVVNHVHAGAGAQASRRGARWKDRLHEVGVGRANLGRLGYPIGALLSSVKPPYLRLCVEVDGQRVVDFDEPVLMVAVGNGSEVGGGTSLAPHADPESGQVDVMVARSIGPLARMGYVAQLVRGKHPERDDVIYLRGSTVSVSGDEFYCSADGEVYGPERHRTWHVEPAAYRMVLPPR
- a CDS encoding adenylosuccinate synthase encodes the protein MPAIAIIGAQWGDEGKGKATDLLGSSVDYVVKFNGGNNAGHTVVINTPDGKQEKYALHLLPSGILTPGCTPVIGNGVVVDLDVLMEELDGLEARGVDTSRLVVSASAHVIPDYNRVLDKVTERFLGSRRLGTTGRGIGPTYADKMNRIGIRIQDLFDEKILRQKVEGALELKAQVLTKVYNRRAPLVEETVAELLKHADRLRPMVRDTGLLLNQALDRGETVLLEAGQATLLDVDHGTYPFVTSSSATAGGACTGSGIPPMRMDQVIGIVKAYTTRVGEGPFPTELFDDSGEHLRKVGAEFGTTTGRPRRCGWYDAVIARYAARVNGVTDFVLTKLDVLTGLEQVPVCVAYDVNGVRHDEMPVNQTDFHHAVPIYEYLPGWWEDISGARTFADLPQNAQDYVRAVEKMSGARISAVGVGPSRDATVVVHPLI